The Salicibibacter halophilus DNA window CCATTGATGATACGGGAGCGGTGGAATAAAACGAGAAGTTGCCGGGATTCCTGGCCACTATAGGTTTCAGAGAAACATTCCCAGCAGAACTAATGCGCCGATCACGAGTATGATGATGGAGATGGTTCGAAGCAAACAGCCGATGCCCCGCATGATGACGGGGAAGAAAAAGATGACCATTACGATGATAATGATGAGTGTCAGCAGATCCATGTTATGCCCTCCGTTATTTGTTAACGTAATGTGCTACCCATAGTTTAATGGAAGGATCATTAAAAGTCATGATACAAAAGGGGCAGATATACAATAGAAGGTTTGGGTTGCAAACCTTCCTGTGTTCAAGTTCCTGATAGTGCGGGTCGCTTATGTGATTTCTTCTTCGTTTTCCCTCACGAGTACGATTTTTCCGCGCGTTCGATTTGATTCACTGTCGAGGTGGGCTTGTTTTGCTCCATCTACTGTCATAGGGCGTGTATGAGAGATCACGGGATGGATTTGATTTTGATCGATAAACGTCCGCAACTGTGCTATATTCTTTTTGGTCGGTTGCATGAACATGTTGTTGGCATGGATGCGTTTCTTTTCTTCGTTTTTGCTTACAGCATCATTCTGACTGGCGCCGCCGGCGATGCTTACTGTGGAAGCGCCGGTTTTCAAGTAGGGCAGCGCCTCTGCATAGGCAGATCCGCCGACTGTATCAAAAAGCACATCGAACTCGCCGTCAGGTTCCTCTTGTTGATCATAGGCAATAACGGTATCGGCTCCTCTGGCCTTGACGAATGCACGGTTTTTCTCACTGGAAGTCGTCGTCACATGAGCGCCAAGTGCTTTGGCTATTTGAATGCCGATGGTGCCGACTCCGCCGCTGCCGCCAAGAAAAAGCAATCTTTGTCCAGACTTTAGTTCGGCAATTTCCATTAAAGCCTCGATAACGGTTAAGCCTACGAGTGGCAAGGATGCCGCCTCTGCAAAGGAAAGATTCTCAGGTTTCGGCTGCACCAACGCTTCTTCCACAATGATTTCTTCTGCATACGTTCCATACTCGGTTAATTCCGGCCTGAAAAAAACCGCATCTCCGACTTGAAAAGCGTCCACGGACTTCCCGGCTTCTTTGATCACACCTGCGCCATCCCAGCCAAGGGTGAGCGGGGGATCAAAGGGGAGTGCCTCTTTCAAATAACCTTCGCGCAACTTCCAATCAATAGGATTCACGCCACTGGCGCGAAGGGAAATACGTACTTCGTTGGCGTTGATTTCTCGATCTGGCAAATCAACGATGGTTAATTCACGATGATCTCCATAATGATTAATTCCGATTCCTTTCATCTCCTATAACCTCCTTCATAGAAATACATTTCCCCGAAGATGCAAAAATAACACATAGTAAAGACATCCATGGTGTGCATGTGGTATATTCGAAGCATCTTAAAAAGAAGGAATGTAGGTCTGTGTGGCGAAGTATTACGATCCTTTTATTGATTTCTATTTCTGCAACCGTGATGTTTACCTTGATCGCGATTAGCGCGAATCAACATACAGCTTCTGTCATTGATGCTGTGATTAGTAACTGGTTTGCTGGTGCCGAATATGACCTTTCCGAAGTTATGTCGTGGATCTCTTTTCTCGGTTCCGGTGAAGTGCTCATGATTTTCACTGCTCTTTTAATGCTATGGCTAGGTTTAAAAAAGAAGGCTTATGCTCAAAGCCTTTTTGTTGCAGCAGTAATGGGCGGAGGCGTTTTGTTAAATCTAGCTTTGAAATTTTTGTTTCAGCGCGGACGCCCGGAGGACAGCAGTTATTTTGAGATTTTTGGTTATACGTTTGAATGGGTTTCGTATAGTTTTCCGAGTGGCCATGCAATGCGAGCTTTTTTATTTTGGGCATTGATCATTTATTTGATCTGGCTATATGTTCGTCAAACTCGCGCGAAAATCATCTTCTCGCTGCTGTTTGTTTTATTGACTTTGTTCATAGGCAGCAGTCGTGTGATGTTGGACGCGCACTTTCCAACGGATATTCTCGCCGCCTT harbors:
- a CDS encoding phosphatase PAP2 family protein; protein product: MWRSITILLLISISATVMFTLIAISANQHTASVIDAVISNWFAGAEYDLSEVMSWISFLGSGEVLMIFTALLMLWLGLKKKAYAQSLFVAAVMGGGVLLNLALKFLFQRGRPEDSSYFEIFGYTFEWVSYSFPSGHAMRAFLFWALIIYLIWLYVRQTRAKIIFSLLFVLLTLFIGSSRVMLDAHFPTDILAAFAISLAWFTLCLAGFQIFYDKRLRKERGNRLKESENLYGRS
- a CDS encoding NADP-dependent oxidoreductase codes for the protein MKGIGINHYGDHRELTIVDLPDREINANEVRISLRASGVNPIDWKLREGYLKEALPFDPPLTLGWDGAGVIKEAGKSVDAFQVGDAVFFRPELTEYGTYAEEIIVEEALVQPKPENLSFAEAASLPLVGLTVIEALMEIAELKSGQRLLFLGGSGGVGTIGIQIAKALGAHVTTTSSEKNRAFVKARGADTVIAYDQQEEPDGEFDVLFDTVGGSAYAEALPYLKTGASTVSIAGGASQNDAVSKNEEKKRIHANNMFMQPTKKNIAQLRTFIDQNQIHPVISHTRPMTVDGAKQAHLDSESNRTRGKIVLVRENEEEIT